One window of the Pseudofrankia sp. DC12 genome contains the following:
- a CDS encoding SDR family NAD(P)-dependent oxidoreductase — protein sequence MAGNQVGRVAVVTGAASGIGRACATRLARDGASVAVLDLNEGDAKAVAEEIQAAGGAALAVAADVAGPESVARALAATRAQFGPVTILVNSAGKTGSKRFMDITLEQWTSVLTVNLTGTFLCCQAVVPDMVEAGWGRIVNISSSSAQGGQAFMTHYVASKGGVIAFTKALALELGPAGITVNTIPPGFVDTPMLRQEEARGRWGSNTADDLIARTPVRRMGLPEDIAAACSFLASEEAGYVTGQVFGVNGGRNT from the coding sequence ATGGCCGGGAATCAGGTCGGCCGGGTCGCGGTCGTCACGGGCGCCGCGTCGGGCATCGGTCGGGCGTGTGCGACGCGCCTGGCCCGGGACGGCGCGTCGGTCGCCGTGCTCGATCTCAACGAGGGTGACGCGAAGGCTGTCGCCGAAGAGATCCAGGCCGCCGGCGGCGCGGCGCTGGCGGTGGCCGCCGACGTGGCGGGCCCCGAGAGCGTCGCACGCGCCCTGGCGGCTACCCGCGCCCAGTTCGGTCCGGTCACCATCCTGGTGAACTCGGCCGGGAAGACCGGCTCGAAGCGGTTCATGGACATCACCCTGGAGCAGTGGACCTCGGTACTGACCGTCAACCTGACCGGCACGTTCCTCTGCTGCCAGGCGGTCGTCCCGGACATGGTCGAGGCCGGCTGGGGCCGGATCGTGAACATCTCGTCGTCCAGCGCGCAGGGTGGCCAGGCGTTCATGACCCACTATGTGGCGTCCAAGGGCGGCGTCATCGCCTTCACAAAGGCGCTCGCACTGGAACTCGGCCCGGCCGGCATCACGGTGAACACGATCCCGCCGGGATTCGTCGACACCCCGATGCTGCGCCAGGAGGAGGCCCGCGGCCGCTGGGGCTCGAACACCGCCGACGACCTCATCGCGCGGACGCCCGTGCGCCGGATGGGCCTGCCGGAGGACATCGCCGCGGCCTGTTCCTTCCTCGCCTCCGAGGAGGCCGGTTACGTCACCGGCCAGGTCTTCGGCGTCAACGGCGGCCGCAACACCTGA
- a CDS encoding wax ester/triacylglycerol synthase domain-containing protein, with translation MCPRAADASPRPLSRMDRALLGYQRENRATPLSVAYLLRAEGRCSVGALRAAVLERSARFPLLAHRVTHPAGQASWPHWTPDPWFDVITHVREHHIPAGADESDVRALVARRCQTQIPLDAPPWELCLLHAPGTDEFYVLFRASHVWLDGTALHQVLTALFGAETAVGSAGWLRDGRVTPRTLAAAGGRLAGWMTPTASLEALARPVAGEHDLYWASTSVELLRTLGRAYGATVNDVFLVALGGAFEAWSRPVGGARRLKILMPVSARRPEESNHLSNFVVGTRVGLPCGLGSPSRRFGVVRRQTARYRSGTAAGAGERWWFERVPTRFGRVAVAMGMDPRRVAVSTSNLGVMAAPLTIAGSPVTEAVPVPVPVPGQRMFVILGGVGPKASLGVAIDRNVPRGATLANLWLAELDALTRAASTSSGFSHTFRPRSRRQPQRTG, from the coding sequence ATGTGCCCTCGGGCCGCCGACGCGAGCCCGCGCCCGCTGAGCCGGATGGACCGGGCACTGCTGGGATATCAGCGGGAGAACCGGGCCACGCCGCTGAGCGTCGCCTACCTGCTGCGAGCCGAGGGCAGGTGCTCCGTCGGCGCGCTGCGGGCGGCCGTTCTGGAACGGTCGGCCCGGTTCCCGCTGCTCGCCCATCGGGTGACGCACCCCGCGGGGCAGGCCAGTTGGCCGCACTGGACGCCGGACCCGTGGTTCGACGTGATCACCCATGTGCGTGAACACCACATCCCGGCCGGTGCGGACGAGTCGGACGTGCGGGCTCTCGTCGCACGGCGCTGCCAGACGCAGATTCCGCTGGACGCGCCGCCCTGGGAGCTTTGCCTGTTGCACGCTCCGGGCACGGACGAGTTCTACGTCCTGTTCCGCGCGAGCCATGTCTGGCTGGACGGGACCGCGTTGCACCAGGTGTTGACCGCTTTGTTCGGAGCGGAGACCGCGGTCGGCTCGGCAGGCTGGCTGCGGGACGGACGGGTGACCCCCCGAACGCTGGCCGCGGCCGGCGGGCGGCTCGCTGGCTGGATGACGCCGACGGCCAGCCTTGAGGCACTGGCCCGCCCAGTCGCCGGGGAGCACGACCTCTACTGGGCGTCGACCAGTGTCGAGCTGCTACGCACCCTTGGGCGGGCCTATGGGGCGACCGTCAACGATGTCTTCCTGGTCGCGCTGGGAGGGGCCTTCGAGGCTTGGTCCCGGCCGGTGGGTGGCGCGCGTCGGCTGAAGATCCTGATGCCGGTCAGCGCACGACGACCAGAGGAGAGCAACCACCTGAGCAACTTCGTGGTGGGTACCCGGGTAGGGCTGCCCTGCGGCCTCGGTTCGCCGTCGCGACGATTTGGTGTGGTCAGGCGGCAGACCGCGCGCTATCGGAGTGGCACGGCCGCGGGGGCCGGCGAGCGCTGGTGGTTCGAGCGGGTCCCCACCCGCTTCGGCCGGGTCGCGGTCGCGATGGGTATGGATCCACGCAGAGTCGCGGTCTCGACGTCCAACCTGGGCGTCATGGCTGCTCCGTTGACGATCGCGGGTAGCCCGGTCACCGAGGCGGTCCCGGTGCCGGTTCCCGTTCCGGGCCAGCGCATGTTCGTCATCCTCGGCGGTGTCGGCCCGAAGGCGTCACTGGGCGTCGCGATCGACCGCAACGTGCCCCGCGGCGCGACCCTGGCCAACCTCTGGCTGGCCGAGCTCGACGCGCTGACCCGGGCCGCCTCCACGTCGAGCGGGTTCTCGCATACCTTCCGGCCGCGGTCGCGCCGACAGCCACAGCGGACGGGATGA
- a CDS encoding dihydrodipicolinate reductase produces the protein MATTGHPLRVVQWTTGKVASEALKAIAERPDLELVGVFAFSKEKVGQDAGELANVGRGLGVAATDDLDALIALKPDCVVYMPLNPDIEQLARLLRAGVNVASTAGFITGRAYGTEARAALEEAAQQGNATLFGSGINPGWVAYLATVATGPCREVTYLRVIESVNIGPWAADANQDELGWGRPAGDPGHADDIRKATAVFADSVESMAAQLGLELDDIRCEVAFAHAVSDADVPGRTVRRGTVAGIDAKWIGGSDGVDRVEAQLRWTVAAGLDPAWEVANGHLVEVLGSPQIHLRVDVLPENLETFTLEDASMMGSMLTALPVVNAIPAVVAARPGIVTYADLPTVASRFAPKR, from the coding sequence ATGGCGACCACCGGCCACCCCTTACGGGTCGTGCAATGGACGACGGGAAAGGTGGCCAGTGAGGCCCTCAAGGCCATCGCCGAGCGCCCCGACCTCGAACTGGTCGGTGTGTTCGCCTTCAGCAAGGAGAAGGTCGGCCAGGACGCCGGCGAACTCGCGAACGTCGGGCGCGGCCTCGGAGTCGCCGCCACCGATGACCTCGACGCCCTCATCGCTCTAAAGCCGGACTGCGTCGTCTACATGCCGCTGAACCCGGACATCGAGCAGCTGGCCCGCCTCCTGCGGGCCGGAGTCAACGTCGCGTCGACGGCCGGCTTCATCACTGGCCGCGCCTACGGCACCGAGGCGCGTGCGGCGCTGGAAGAGGCCGCCCAGCAGGGAAACGCCACCCTGTTCGGCAGCGGCATCAATCCGGGCTGGGTCGCGTACCTCGCCACGGTTGCCACCGGCCCGTGCCGCGAGGTGACCTACCTGCGGGTGATCGAGTCCGTCAACATCGGGCCGTGGGCCGCGGATGCGAACCAGGACGAGCTCGGCTGGGGCCGGCCGGCGGGCGACCCGGGCCACGCCGACGACATCCGCAAGGCGACCGCGGTCTTCGCCGACTCGGTCGAGTCGATGGCCGCCCAACTCGGGCTGGAGCTTGACGACATCCGGTGCGAGGTCGCGTTCGCCCACGCGGTCAGTGACGCCGACGTGCCGGGCCGGACGGTCAGGCGCGGCACGGTCGCGGGCATCGACGCCAAGTGGATCGGCGGCAGCGACGGCGTCGACCGGGTGGAAGCGCAGCTCCGCTGGACGGTCGCCGCCGGTCTCGACCCGGCCTGGGAGGTCGCGAACGGCCACCTCGTCGAGGTGCTCGGCTCGCCGCAGATCCATCTCCGGGTGGACGTCCTGCCGGAGAACCTGGAGACGTTCACGCTCGAGGACGCGTCGATGATGGGCTCGATGCTCACCGCACTGCCGGTGGTCAACGCCATTCCAGCCGTCGTGGCGGCCCGGCCGGGCATCGTCACCTACGCCGACCTTCCGACCGTCGCCTCGCGTTTCGCGCCGAAGCGCTGA
- a CDS encoding SDR family oxidoreductase: protein MDVKGAVIVVTGAGSGIGAALARRFAAGGATAVVVSDRDAAAAASVAAEIGGRAVRTDVTDETAVAALVEQTLAEYGRIDLFCCNAGVSVGGGLEVETKTWLDTFAVNTLAHVHAARAVVPSMLERGSGYLLNVVSAAGLLTMPGDAPYAVTKHAALALAEWLAVTYGDKGIRVSAVCPLGVATPLLLDGLREGHAAARVVAASGTLLTAEDVAEAVIDGLAAEKFLILPHPEVSGYYAQKAADPDRWLAGIRHLARKVEES from the coding sequence GTGGATGTCAAAGGCGCAGTCATCGTGGTCACCGGCGCGGGCAGCGGGATCGGGGCCGCGCTGGCACGGCGGTTCGCCGCTGGCGGCGCCACGGCCGTCGTGGTCAGTGACCGGGACGCGGCCGCCGCCGCGAGCGTCGCGGCCGAGATCGGTGGACGGGCGGTCCGGACGGACGTCACGGACGAGACGGCCGTCGCCGCCCTGGTCGAGCAGACGCTCGCCGAGTACGGCCGGATCGACCTGTTCTGCTGCAATGCCGGTGTGTCCGTCGGCGGCGGTCTGGAAGTCGAAACCAAGACGTGGCTGGACACCTTCGCGGTCAACACGCTCGCGCACGTCCATGCGGCCCGCGCCGTCGTCCCGTCGATGCTGGAGCGGGGCAGCGGCTACCTGCTCAACGTGGTCTCGGCCGCGGGTCTCCTGACGATGCCCGGCGACGCGCCGTACGCCGTCACCAAGCACGCTGCGCTCGCCTTGGCGGAATGGCTGGCCGTGACATACGGAGACAAGGGAATTCGGGTCAGCGCCGTCTGCCCCTTGGGAGTGGCCACGCCGCTGCTGCTCGACGGCCTTCGGGAAGGCCACGCGGCGGCCCGGGTCGTCGCCGCGTCGGGAACGCTGCTCACGGCCGAGGACGTCGCGGAGGCGGTGATCGACGGCCTCGCCGCGGAAAAGTTCCTTATCCTGCCTCATCCTGAGGTAAGCGGGTACTACGCGCAGAAGGCGGCGGACCCCGACAGATGGTTGGCCGGAATCCGGCACCTGGCGCGCAAGGTGGAGGAGTCCTGA
- a CDS encoding FKBP-type peptidyl-prolyl cis-trans isomerase, producing MEKPKIELVDKTPPKDLVVQDITEGDGAEATVGRAVSVHYVGVALSSGKEFDASYDRGKPFRFQLGAGQVIAGWDQGVQGMKVGGRRQLVIPPHLGYGVRGAGPIKRNETLIFVVDLLGVG from the coding sequence ATGGAGAAGCCAAAGATCGAACTCGTGGACAAGACGCCGCCGAAAGACCTGGTCGTCCAGGACATCACCGAGGGCGACGGCGCCGAGGCCACCGTCGGCCGGGCGGTCTCGGTCCACTATGTCGGCGTCGCCCTCAGCTCGGGCAAGGAGTTCGACGCCTCCTACGACCGCGGCAAGCCCTTCCGGTTCCAGCTCGGCGCGGGACAGGTCATCGCCGGCTGGGACCAGGGCGTGCAGGGCATGAAGGTCGGCGGCCGCCGCCAGCTCGTCATTCCGCCGCACCTGGGCTACGGCGTCCGGGGCGCGGGGCCGATCAAGAGGAACGAGACCCTGATCTTCGTCGTCGACCTGCTCGGCGTCGGCTGA